The Chthoniobacterales bacterium genome has a window encoding:
- a CDS encoding ABC transporter permease: MIDLRFALRQLLKSPAFTLLAVVTLALGIGMNTAIFSLINDLFLKGLPFQDPDRLVVLEAEAKERNLSQLPMSVPRFWHFRDGQTIFTSFAADTGTGYILTGIGDPIQLFGANTTANYFDTLGIHPIMGRTFLPEEEMKADVALVTQNFWRKYLNSDPQAVGRNINLNGVATTVIGVLPNLPVAWFGRDAAVFTAKPFQLPGLTQERLMRGVSFLRVVGRLKPGVTADQAVGPLQILQKSYREARPEAADNSWSPVVKTAAEDATGNLRQPFFVLLGAVGFVLLIACSNVANLLLVRFTGRRREIALRMALGASRGSVVRLFVFESVLVSLIAGVVGTCLALWVVSVIPKLAGRNFPLEASLSLNTPVLLFTLGLSLLTGFAMGLYPAWQSSRADLVDGLKDGGRAMTGSRGQQRFRRGLVAVQVGLSVVLLAGASLLIASFVRLSQQASGINPERLWVGFIGLPPGQYPDPAAKALFVDRLLAELKNSPGIELASAGDGVPLGGGQSRSPYARVDGNPVAVNQRPLGLTRSVSPGFMKTFGIPLLAGRDFDERDGFDKPNVVILSKSTVQKLYPGGEDPIGKQIFFGTDNNTGLPAEVIGIVGDVRSIRLEQANDIEFYRPWPQRSNQFLAVTVKTAFKPEAATSTVKNALAKVDPALPIIQPQTMNEIIGQSLIQQRLMMTLLGVFAAIALVLAMVGIYGAVAYTVEQRTGEIGVRMALGAQTADVLRLVVRQGMSPVVIGLVLGVGAALGLGRLITAQLYEVSAHNPVLLGATSAVLALVALLACLIPARRASLVNPIEALRTE; the protein is encoded by the coding sequence ATGATCGATCTCCGCTTCGCTCTCCGCCAACTCCTGAAGTCTCCCGCGTTCACGCTTCTTGCCGTAGTCACCCTCGCGCTCGGCATCGGGATGAACACCGCCATCTTTAGTCTAATCAACGACCTGTTCCTGAAAGGCCTGCCGTTTCAGGACCCAGATCGTCTCGTGGTTCTCGAGGCCGAAGCGAAGGAGCGAAATCTCTCGCAATTGCCAATGAGCGTCCCGCGTTTTTGGCATTTCCGCGATGGACAAACCATCTTCACCAGCTTCGCGGCGGACACGGGCACAGGCTACATCCTCACCGGCATAGGCGATCCGATTCAATTGTTCGGCGCCAATACGACCGCGAACTATTTCGATACCCTCGGCATTCACCCGATCATGGGCCGGACTTTTCTCCCCGAGGAAGAAATGAAAGCCGACGTCGCGCTCGTCACCCAGAATTTCTGGCGGAAATATTTGAACTCCGATCCGCAGGCGGTCGGGCGCAACATCAATCTGAACGGCGTCGCCACGACGGTCATCGGTGTGCTCCCGAATCTTCCGGTCGCCTGGTTCGGACGCGACGCCGCCGTCTTCACCGCCAAACCGTTCCAGCTGCCAGGCTTGACCCAGGAACGGCTGATGCGCGGCGTAAGTTTTCTGCGCGTGGTCGGTCGCCTCAAGCCGGGAGTAACGGCGGATCAGGCCGTCGGCCCTCTCCAGATTCTGCAAAAGAGTTATCGGGAAGCCCGGCCGGAAGCGGCAGATAACAGCTGGTCGCCGGTGGTTAAGACCGCCGCGGAGGATGCGACTGGCAATTTACGCCAGCCTTTTTTCGTTTTGCTCGGTGCCGTCGGGTTCGTTTTGCTGATCGCCTGCAGCAATGTCGCCAATCTACTGCTCGTTAGGTTCACTGGCCGCCGTCGTGAGATTGCGTTACGGATGGCCCTGGGCGCGTCGCGCGGCAGCGTCGTCCGCCTTTTCGTTTTTGAGAGCGTCCTCGTCAGTTTGATCGCGGGCGTCGTCGGCACCTGTCTCGCGCTTTGGGTTGTTTCGGTAATTCCAAAACTCGCCGGGCGTAATTTCCCGCTCGAGGCCAGCCTGTCGTTGAATACGCCGGTCCTGCTCTTCACGCTCGGTCTCTCGCTCCTCACGGGGTTCGCCATGGGTCTCTATCCGGCCTGGCAAAGTTCCCGCGCCGATTTGGTCGATGGCTTGAAGGATGGCGGGCGGGCCATGACCGGCAGTCGCGGCCAACAACGATTTCGTCGCGGCCTCGTCGCGGTGCAGGTGGGATTGTCGGTTGTGCTTCTCGCCGGCGCGTCGCTACTGATCGCGAGTTTCGTGCGCCTTAGCCAGCAGGCGTCAGGAATTAATCCGGAACGCCTTTGGGTCGGCTTCATCGGCCTTCCGCCGGGGCAATATCCCGATCCCGCCGCCAAGGCTCTCTTTGTCGATCGCCTTCTGGCGGAATTGAAAAACTCGCCTGGAATCGAGCTAGCTTCAGCCGGCGATGGAGTGCCGCTCGGCGGCGGCCAGTCTCGTTCGCCCTACGCGCGGGTGGATGGCAACCCGGTGGCGGTCAATCAACGTCCGCTGGGCCTGACCCGCAGCGTGTCGCCGGGATTCATGAAAACGTTTGGGATTCCGTTGCTCGCGGGCCGCGATTTCGACGAGCGCGATGGATTCGACAAACCAAACGTGGTCATCCTGAGCAAGTCGACCGTGCAGAAATTGTATCCGGGCGGCGAAGATCCGATCGGGAAACAGATATTCTTCGGCACCGACAACAACACCGGTCTGCCGGCTGAAGTGATCGGCATTGTGGGCGACGTGCGCTCGATTCGTTTGGAACAGGCGAACGACATTGAGTTTTACCGGCCCTGGCCGCAACGCTCGAATCAATTCCTGGCAGTCACGGTCAAGACGGCGTTCAAGCCGGAGGCAGCGACCAGTACGGTTAAGAATGCCCTGGCGAAAGTCGATCCGGCGTTGCCGATCATTCAGCCGCAGACCATGAACGAGATTATCGGCCAGTCATTAATCCAACAGCGGTTAATGATGACTCTTCTCGGTGTGTTCGCGGCCATCGCATTGGTCCTGGCGATGGTCGGGATTTATGGCGCGGTCGCTTACACGGTCGAGCAACGGACGGGCGAGATCGGGGTGCGGATGGCGCTTGGCGCGCAGACTGCGGATGTTCTGCGACTGGTCGTCAGGCAGGGCATGAGTCCGGTAGTCATCGGGCTGGTCCTGGGTGTGGGCGCGGCTCTTGGCCTGGGCCGATTGATCACCGCGCAACTCTACGAAGTTTCGGCCCACAATCCCGTCCTGCTTGGCGCAACCTCAGCCGTGCTCGCCCTCGTGGCGCTCCTGGCCTGCCTGATTCCCGCCCGCCGCGCCAGTCTCGTGAACCCAATCGAAGCTCTGCGCACCGAATGA
- a CDS encoding ABC transporter permease produces the protein MKDFRYALRQLLRQPGFTIIAVVALALGIGANTVLFSAINTLFLRPLSYPEPQQLVRVWGSFPERGLDRANVSWPRFQAWRDQQQSFTEFSAQSFTGFTMTGRGEPQNVNGVRITENFFRALGLQPLFGRMFTPEEDKPGGANVAVLTHSFWQKQFGGDQNILGQSVTLNGVPYTVIGILPASLKFPFIQTHIFIPRVFDQEGIPADIRDRGTGYLTILARMKPGVTKEQAEQQMRIVDHRYQTAQPDKVDAKAGMSVVSLHEDLVGRQRPMLLTLFAAVGCVLLVGCANVANLMLARFMGRRKEIAIRTALGATRARIIFQFLAESILTAAIAGVLGVLLSIWGLDLLKKVVEDFLPRAREISLDVNVLLFAIGLSLITGIILGLVPALHASRSDPIDSLKDSSRGSTGRQAGRLRAGLLIAEVALSLVLVVGAVLLVDSFRRLQNVDPGFRAQGVTTFFVGLPPGSYPDEERQALFFQNAIDKIKALPGITNASAGSNLPASDNGNTRSPAAVEGRPVPAVSDRPLAVRSTTSPGFFETLGIPIKQGRDFTWQDRPNAPLVVIINETMAKKLFPGENPIGRRLITGIASIPREIVGVSGDVRAENLSLPPGLEMYYPAAQIDGAFLSVIVRSERPASSLRSELIGAVHSLDPGLPIDQVQSYTELLSNASADRRLMMYLLGGFAGLALALAGMGIYSVIAYGVAQRTNEFGIRFALGAATRDVIGLVMKEGLRLSIVGLVVGVGLSLAVTRLMQRLLFEVSPRDPWLYGGVALFICAVAALACLVPAMRATRIDPMQALRTE, from the coding sequence ATGAAAGACTTCCGCTACGCTCTGCGCCAGCTGCTTCGCCAGCCTGGTTTCACCATTATCGCCGTCGTCGCGCTCGCGCTCGGGATTGGCGCGAACACCGTCCTCTTTTCCGCGATCAACACCCTCTTTCTGCGCCCGCTCTCCTATCCGGAGCCGCAGCAGCTCGTCCGCGTCTGGGGTTCATTCCCGGAACGCGGGCTCGATCGCGCGAATGTTTCCTGGCCGCGTTTCCAGGCCTGGCGCGATCAACAGCAGAGCTTCACGGAGTTTTCCGCGCAGTCGTTTACCGGTTTCACCATGACCGGCCGGGGCGAACCGCAGAACGTCAACGGCGTTCGGATCACTGAGAATTTTTTCCGCGCGCTCGGACTCCAGCCGCTTTTTGGCCGCATGTTCACGCCGGAGGAAGACAAGCCCGGTGGTGCGAATGTAGCGGTTCTTACCCATTCGTTCTGGCAAAAACAATTCGGCGGGGACCAAAACATCCTCGGGCAATCAGTCACGCTCAACGGAGTGCCCTACACCGTCATCGGCATTCTGCCGGCCTCGCTGAAGTTTCCGTTTATTCAAACCCACATTTTTATCCCGCGCGTGTTTGACCAGGAGGGAATACCGGCCGACATCCGAGACCGCGGCACCGGTTATCTCACGATTCTCGCCCGAATGAAGCCGGGAGTGACCAAGGAGCAGGCCGAGCAACAGATGCGGATCGTCGATCACCGTTACCAAACGGCGCAGCCGGACAAGGTGGACGCCAAGGCCGGGATGAGCGTGGTCTCGCTGCATGAAGATCTCGTTGGCCGCCAGCGTCCGATGTTGCTTACCCTTTTCGCCGCGGTTGGCTGCGTTTTGCTGGTCGGTTGCGCCAACGTCGCGAATCTGATGCTGGCCCGGTTCATGGGTCGCCGGAAAGAGATCGCCATCCGGACCGCGCTTGGCGCGACCCGGGCGCGCATCATCTTCCAATTCCTGGCGGAAAGCATTCTAACCGCCGCAATCGCGGGCGTCCTGGGAGTCTTGCTCTCAATCTGGGGACTCGATCTCCTGAAAAAGGTCGTGGAAGACTTCCTGCCTCGGGCTCGTGAGATCTCGCTCGACGTCAACGTGCTCCTGTTTGCGATCGGCCTTTCGCTCATCACCGGCATCATCCTCGGCCTGGTCCCGGCGCTCCACGCGTCGCGAAGCGATCCGATCGATTCGCTGAAGGATTCCTCGCGCGGCAGCACCGGACGCCAGGCAGGGCGCTTGCGCGCCGGATTGCTCATCGCCGAAGTCGCTCTCTCGCTCGTCCTCGTCGTCGGCGCGGTCTTGCTGGTCGACAGTTTCCGGCGTCTGCAAAACGTCGATCCCGGTTTTCGCGCCCAGGGAGTGACGACCTTCTTCGTCGGTTTGCCGCCCGGCTCTTATCCGGATGAGGAACGCCAGGCCTTGTTCTTCCAAAACGCGATCGACAAGATCAAGGCGCTCCCCGGCATCACAAACGCCTCCGCCGGCTCGAATCTTCCCGCCTCCGATAACGGCAACACGCGGTCGCCCGCCGCGGTGGAAGGCCGGCCGGTGCCAGCGGTGAGCGATCGACCTCTCGCGGTGCGCTCCACCACCAGCCCCGGCTTTTTCGAAACCCTCGGGATTCCGATCAAACAAGGCCGCGACTTCACCTGGCAGGATCGCCCGAACGCTCCGCTCGTCGTGATCATCAACGAAACGATGGCGAAGAAATTGTTCCCCGGCGAAAACCCCATCGGCCGGCGTTTGATTACCGGGATCGCTTCGATCCCGCGCGAGATCGTCGGCGTCTCCGGCGACGTGCGGGCGGAGAACCTATCCCTGCCGCCGGGACTGGAAATGTATTATCCGGCCGCCCAAATCGACGGCGCGTTCCTCAGCGTGATCGTGCGGAGCGAACGTCCGGCTTCGAGCCTGCGCTCGGAGTTGATCGGGGCCGTTCATTCGCTCGATCCGGGATTGCCGATCGACCAGGTCCAATCCTACACTGAACTGCTTTCCAATGCTTCGGCCGATCGCCGGCTGATGATGTATCTCCTCGGCGGATTCGCCGGCCTCGCGCTGGCTCTCGCCGGGATGGGAATTTATAGCGTCATCGCCTATGGCGTGGCCCAGCGGACAAACGAATTTGGAATTCGTTTCGCGCTCGGCGCCGCAACCCGCGACGTGATTGGGCTGGTGATGAAGGAGGGCCTGCGCCTCTCGATCGTTGGACTGGTCGTCGGCGTTGGACTTTCGCTGGCCGTCACCCGGTTGATGCAGCGGCTCCTTTTTGAGGTAAGCCCGCGCGATCCGTGGCTCTACGGCGGCGTGGCGCTTTTCATCTGCGCCGTCGCCGCGCTCGCTTGTCTGGTTCCGGCGATGCGCGCGACGCGGATCGATCCGATGCAGGCGCTGAGGACAGAGTGA
- a CDS encoding ABC transporter permease, protein MIQDFRFAFRQLWKTPGFTIAAIAVLALGIGANSAVFSLVHTILFASPGYARPAEVLKIYSQDKTNPNSFRAFSYPNFLDIRQDRTAFNDVLAYQMVKIGIGDKGDTRRAIGNVVSSNFFSVLGVAPVLGRAFLPEEETPGRGTRVAVVSYNYWKKHGGNPAILGSQITLNGRPFTVVGVAPEGFTGTMHLFGTEVWLPLGAREDAMKAFEAADRTAFGDRAGRHLMLVGRLKPGVTKKAAEAVLKGIAMNLEQAFPVEQRDQTFIAGPLPRFSTSNTPYGEIQVFSALAALLFGMSAVVLLVASLNLANMLLARGTARRKEIAIRLALGAGRGRIVRQLLTEGLVLAVLGGAAGIILALWSSDLLVASLGQILPIDLIWFGGPNPMLVAATLVFSVIGTVCFSLGPALKLSRAALLDDLKEHAGEDVVVRRWKFLPRNPLVVVQFAVSLALVTAAALFIRGAGKAVNIDTGLKMERTFLVEVDASLGGYGRARAQELYRTVEEKLSALPGVESASISATMPFGMFSAGRRVQRAGFQPPPDAKPAPAADGLADDAGWSRWASVGANYFKTAGLPLLRGRIFTTAEATQSGGPAVAITDETLAKKLWPEGDALGQRLQIARENGPKAEEDGRSGASAAEAKGDIAPGDSLEVIGIVPHTPDAFTDTESVNWIYVPFSRSFQSDIYFLVKFSPLPRGGEADAAALLRRTIASVDSALPILSIQTFEQLLEGHLQLWLIKAGAAVFSVFGALALGLAVVGLYGVKAYSVARRTREIGIRMALGAQPATVQRMILREGSVMLATGLVLGLLLALVTGQIVGSLLYQVSSLDPLAFTVAPMVLTLAGLIATWLPARRATKIDPMTALRTE, encoded by the coding sequence ATGATCCAGGATTTTCGTTTCGCGTTTCGTCAGCTTTGGAAAACGCCCGGATTTACGATCGCGGCCATCGCCGTGCTCGCGCTCGGAATTGGCGCCAACAGCGCGGTCTTTAGCCTTGTCCACACGATTCTGTTCGCGTCGCCAGGTTATGCGCGCCCCGCGGAAGTGCTGAAGATCTACTCGCAGGATAAGACAAACCCGAACAGTTTCCGCGCGTTTTCCTATCCCAATTTCCTCGATATCAGGCAGGACAGGACGGCTTTCAACGACGTGCTGGCCTACCAGATGGTGAAAATCGGGATTGGCGACAAGGGCGACACCCGTCGCGCCATCGGGAATGTGGTGAGCTCAAACTTCTTCTCCGTCCTGGGGGTGGCTCCCGTGCTTGGCCGCGCGTTTTTGCCGGAGGAAGAAACGCCGGGCCGCGGCACGCGAGTCGCCGTAGTGAGCTATAACTATTGGAAAAAGCACGGCGGAAATCCTGCCATTCTCGGATCGCAGATCACGCTGAACGGCCGCCCCTTCACGGTCGTAGGCGTCGCGCCGGAGGGTTTCACCGGCACGATGCACCTCTTTGGAACCGAGGTGTGGTTGCCGCTCGGCGCCCGCGAAGATGCCATGAAAGCCTTCGAAGCGGCTGATAGGACCGCGTTCGGTGACCGGGCCGGCCGGCATTTGATGCTGGTCGGGCGATTGAAGCCGGGCGTAACCAAAAAAGCGGCGGAGGCGGTGCTTAAAGGCATCGCCATGAATCTCGAGCAGGCCTTCCCAGTCGAGCAGAGAGATCAAACATTTATCGCGGGCCCCTTGCCGCGCTTCAGCACAAGCAACACCCCGTATGGAGAGATCCAGGTCTTCTCCGCGCTCGCCGCCCTCCTCTTCGGTATGTCGGCAGTCGTGCTCCTGGTCGCTTCGCTCAATCTCGCCAACATGCTCCTCGCTCGGGGCACAGCGCGCCGGAAGGAGATTGCTATTCGTCTCGCGCTGGGCGCCGGTCGCGGTCGGATCGTTCGCCAGTTGCTCACCGAAGGACTCGTCCTCGCGGTGCTCGGTGGCGCCGCCGGGATTATCCTCGCGCTCTGGTCGTCGGACCTGCTGGTCGCGTCGCTGGGTCAAATCCTGCCGATTGATCTGATCTGGTTCGGCGGTCCAAATCCAATGCTCGTCGCCGCGACTCTGGTGTTCTCCGTCATTGGAACAGTCTGCTTCTCGTTAGGGCCGGCGCTGAAACTGTCCCGCGCCGCCCTGCTCGACGACCTGAAAGAACATGCGGGCGAAGACGTGGTCGTGCGCCGCTGGAAATTTCTGCCGCGCAATCCGCTTGTCGTAGTCCAGTTCGCTGTTTCGCTCGCGCTGGTCACGGCCGCGGCGCTTTTCATTCGCGGCGCCGGAAAGGCCGTCAATATCGACACCGGCCTGAAGATGGAGCGCACATTCCTGGTCGAAGTCGATGCGAGCCTCGGCGGATATGGTCGAGCGCGTGCCCAGGAGCTTTATCGGACGGTCGAAGAGAAGTTGTCGGCGCTGCCCGGCGTGGAAAGCGCCAGCATTTCCGCGACGATGCCGTTTGGCATGTTTTCGGCCGGCAGGCGCGTGCAACGGGCGGGTTTTCAACCGCCCCCGGATGCAAAACCTGCTCCCGCAGCTGATGGGCTGGCAGATGACGCCGGGTGGTCCAGGTGGGCCAGCGTGGGCGCGAACTATTTCAAGACGGCCGGCTTGCCTCTGCTGCGCGGCCGCATCTTCACCACCGCCGAGGCGACGCAGTCCGGCGGACCAGCGGTCGCGATTACAGATGAGACCCTCGCAAAAAAGCTCTGGCCCGAAGGTGATGCTTTGGGCCAGCGACTGCAAATCGCACGAGAGAATGGGCCGAAAGCGGAAGAGGACGGCCGGAGCGGAGCCAGTGCTGCGGAGGCGAAAGGTGACATCGCGCCCGGTGATAGCCTAGAAGTGATCGGCATCGTGCCGCACACGCCCGACGCCTTCACCGATACAGAGTCGGTGAATTGGATATACGTTCCGTTCTCGCGCTCGTTCCAGAGTGACATCTACTTCCTGGTAAAATTTTCGCCGCTTCCGCGCGGAGGCGAAGCGGACGCCGCGGCTCTGTTGCGCCGCACCATCGCCTCGGTCGATTCCGCACTGCCGATCCTCTCAATCCAGACATTCGAGCAGCTCCTCGAAGGCCATTTGCAGCTCTGGCTTATTAAAGCTGGGGCGGCGGTGTTTTCCGTCTTCGGCGCCCTCGCGCTCGGGCTCGCGGTCGTCGGCTTGTATGGGGTGAAAGCGTACTCCGTCGCGCGCCGCACACGTGAAATCGGCATTCGTATGGCGCTCGGCGCCCAACCCGCCACGGTGCAGCGCATGATTTTGCGGGAAGGATCCGTCATGCTGGCGACCGGACTGGTGCTCGGGCTGCTGCTCGCGCTCGTGACCGGACAAATCGTGGGCAGTTTGCTCTACCAGGTCAGTTCGCTTGACCCGCTTGCGTTCACCGTTGCGCCAATGGTCCTGACGCTCGCCGGCTTGATCGCGACATGGCTGCCCGCGCGCCGCGCCACCAAGATCGATCCGATGACAGCATTACGGACGGAGTGA
- a CDS encoding ABC transporter permease, protein MINDFRFAFRQLWKAPGFTIAAVIVLALGIGVNTAIFSLVNVMVLQPPPYQRPAEVVQLFSQDKKDPKNFRAFSYPTYRDIRDQNTVFSGLLAHDESVVGIGEKGNFRRAVVDIVSSNYFSVLGVMPAYGRSFLPEEEKPGVGTRVAVVSYSYWQKRGRDPSLLGSALLINGQAYNVIGIMPEGFTGTESVFSREAWLPLGVYDEIMSAQGAARSSSLSDRGSERLMIIGRFKPGVTAETALPALKGLANNLEAAFPVEQKDQTFLSAPLNKFATSTAPSENDPVPTIGALLVAMAGVVLLVACLNLANMLLARGTARRKEIAVRLALGGSRARIVRQLLTEGFVLALLGGAGGLLLGLWSSDLLVASLSRILPMDVVWLSGSDPMVLAATLGFCFVGTICFALGPALSLSRAAVIEDLKQQAGEDAFRPRWKFLPRNPLVVVQIAFSLALLTAAALFVRGAASAAAVETGFKAKNVFLVELDASLSGFDQKRALDLYRMVGERFAALPGVQHAGVSATVPFGINTVRRSVLRAGLSPAPENKPATAAEGRTFSPFWNSVGADYFAAVGLPLLRGRAFTVAEVTETGGPAVAVIDEVLAKKLWPDGNALGQSIQFPVREGAAPEKTEENSGQIKRGEPIRIIGIVPAIKNRLFEKEPLGSLYLPFARGFQSDAFFYVKFASLGSESATADLLRRTVQNVDPLLPVLELRTFEKHMDGNPQLWIVRAGAALFSIFGALALGLAVVGVYGVKAYSVARRTREIGIRMALGAQGKTVQWMILREGFVMVAAGVVLGFLLALGTGKIVSAILFQVSSTDPFALIIAPAVLMAAALLATWLPARRATKISPMAALRTE, encoded by the coding sequence ATGATTAACGATTTCCGCTTCGCATTTCGACAGCTCTGGAAAGCGCCGGGGTTTACCATCGCAGCCGTCATCGTGCTCGCGCTCGGGATTGGGGTAAACACGGCGATCTTTAGCCTGGTTAACGTCATGGTGTTGCAGCCGCCGCCCTACCAGCGGCCGGCCGAGGTCGTGCAGCTCTTTTCCCAGGACAAGAAGGACCCGAAAAACTTCCGCGCCTTTTCCTATCCGACCTACCGCGATATTCGCGATCAGAACACGGTCTTCTCGGGCTTGCTGGCGCATGACGAAAGCGTCGTGGGGATCGGGGAAAAGGGAAACTTTCGCCGCGCGGTGGTCGACATCGTCAGCTCGAATTACTTCTCGGTCCTGGGCGTGATGCCGGCCTACGGACGTTCGTTTCTTCCCGAAGAAGAGAAACCCGGCGTGGGGACGCGCGTCGCGGTGGTGAGTTACAGCTATTGGCAAAAACGTGGGCGCGATCCTTCGCTGCTCGGGAGCGCGCTGCTGATCAACGGCCAGGCCTACAATGTAATCGGGATCATGCCGGAAGGATTTACCGGGACAGAGAGCGTCTTTTCCCGGGAAGCGTGGCTGCCTCTCGGAGTCTATGACGAGATCATGAGTGCTCAGGGGGCCGCACGAAGCAGCTCTTTGAGCGACCGCGGGAGCGAACGCCTGATGATTATCGGCCGGTTCAAACCGGGAGTCACGGCCGAGACAGCCCTGCCGGCTTTGAAAGGTCTCGCCAACAATCTCGAGGCGGCATTTCCCGTCGAACAAAAAGATCAGACTTTTCTTAGCGCGCCGCTCAACAAATTCGCCACGAGCACCGCTCCTTCCGAAAACGATCCGGTCCCCACCATCGGCGCCCTGCTCGTCGCGATGGCGGGCGTGGTCCTGCTCGTCGCCTGTTTAAACCTGGCCAACATGCTGCTCGCGCGCGGGACAGCGCGCCGGAAAGAAATCGCGGTCCGTCTCGCGCTCGGCGGAAGCCGCGCCCGCATCGTCAGGCAACTTCTCACGGAGGGGTTTGTGCTCGCGCTGCTCGGAGGGGCGGGTGGGTTGCTCCTCGGCCTTTGGTCATCCGACCTGCTCGTTGCTTCGCTGAGCAGGATTTTGCCCATGGACGTCGTCTGGTTGAGCGGATCCGACCCGATGGTTCTGGCCGCGACCCTCGGCTTCTGCTTTGTGGGAACAATCTGTTTTGCGCTCGGCCCGGCGTTGAGCCTTTCGCGCGCTGCGGTCATCGAAGATTTGAAACAACAAGCTGGCGAAGACGCGTTCCGGCCACGCTGGAAATTTCTGCCGCGCAATCCGCTGGTCGTGGTGCAGATCGCCTTTTCTCTTGCCCTGCTCACGGCCGCCGCTCTCTTCGTTCGAGGCGCTGCGAGCGCGGCTGCGGTTGAGACAGGGTTTAAGGCGAAGAATGTTTTCCTGGTCGAACTCGATGCGAGCCTCAGCGGCTTCGATCAAAAGCGCGCCCTCGATCTCTACCGAATGGTCGGCGAAAGATTTGCCGCGTTGCCCGGAGTGCAGCACGCCGGTGTCTCGGCCACGGTTCCGTTTGGAATCAACACGGTCCGGCGCAGCGTGCTTCGCGCAGGTCTTTCGCCCGCTCCCGAGAACAAACCGGCCACCGCAGCTGAAGGACGAACCTTTAGCCCATTCTGGAACAGCGTGGGCGCGGATTATTTCGCGGCCGTCGGATTGCCGTTGCTTCGTGGCCGGGCTTTTACCGTTGCGGAGGTCACCGAAACCGGCGGACCGGCGGTGGCAGTCATTGACGAAGTCCTGGCGAAAAAATTGTGGCCCGATGGTAATGCCCTGGGGCAAAGCATCCAGTTCCCGGTGCGGGAAGGCGCTGCGCCGGAAAAAACCGAGGAGAACAGCGGCCAGATCAAGCGGGGCGAGCCGATCCGAATCATCGGCATTGTGCCGGCGATCAAGAACCGGTTGTTCGAAAAGGAGCCACTTGGTTCTCTCTATTTGCCTTTTGCGCGCGGCTTTCAAAGCGACGCGTTCTTCTACGTGAAATTTGCCTCGCTCGGCAGCGAATCAGCCACGGCGGACCTTCTGCGCCGCACGGTGCAAAACGTCGACCCGCTCCTTCCGGTTTTGGAACTGCGGACGTTTGAAAAACACATGGATGGCAATCCGCAGCTCTGGATTGTCCGCGCCGGGGCCGCGTTGTTTTCTATTTTCGGCGCCCTGGCCCTCGGCCTGGCGGTGGTAGGCGTCTATGGCGTGAAAGCGTATTCCGTGGCGCGGCGCACGCGTGAGATCGGCATCCGAATGGCGCTCGGCGCCCAAGGCAAGACGGTGCAGTGGATGATCCTGCGCGAAGGCTTCGTCATGGTCGCGGCGGGCGTTGTTCTTGGATTTCTCCTCGCGCTCGGCACCGGAAAAATCGTCAGCGCCATTCTTTTCCAGGTCAGCTCGACTGATCCTTTCGCTTTAATAATCGCCCCCGCGGTCCTGATGGCCGCGGCTTTGCTCGCCACGTGGCTGCCCGCGCGGCGCGCCACCAAAATTAGCCCCATGGCAGCACTGAGAACGGAATGA